The proteins below come from a single Prochlorococcus marinus str. MIT 9215 genomic window:
- a CDS encoding dihydrolipoamide acetyltransferase family protein → MSHEIFMPALSSTMTEGKIVEWLKNPGDKVERGESVLVVESDKADMDVESFQDGYLAAVLMPAGSTAPVGETIGLIVENKDEIASVQEQNKGNQPEVSTSDQVELVSNKTEEKPVVQTENINKEVEEVALKSEKLVPSFNSDQINAATSNASSRIIASPRAKKLASQMGVDLAKVHGSGPHGRIQADDILKANGQPVSIPWIGEGGSPASIPGANLGVESKPETSGNSFGNPGETVKFNTLQKAVNKNMESSLDVPCFRVGYSINTDKLDNFYKKVKQNGVTMTALLVKAVAKTLKKHPQVNSSFSENGISYPENINIAVAVAMEDGGLITPVLKEPCNTDLFELSREWKDLVKRSRSKQLEPDEYSTGTFTLSNLGMFGVDRFDAILPPGTGAILAIASSKPTVVGNIDGSISVKKIMQVNLTADHRVIYGADGASFLKDLAYLIENEPETLVS, encoded by the coding sequence ATGTCTCACGAAATATTCATGCCTGCCTTGAGTTCTACTATGACGGAGGGCAAGATTGTGGAATGGTTAAAAAATCCGGGAGATAAGGTTGAAAGAGGCGAATCTGTCTTGGTTGTTGAATCTGACAAGGCAGATATGGATGTTGAATCTTTTCAAGATGGATATCTTGCAGCAGTTTTAATGCCTGCTGGCAGCACTGCTCCTGTTGGAGAAACTATTGGTCTCATTGTTGAAAACAAGGATGAGATAGCTTCAGTTCAAGAACAAAATAAAGGAAATCAACCCGAAGTCTCTACTTCAGACCAAGTTGAATTGGTAAGCAATAAAACTGAAGAAAAACCAGTAGTCCAGACTGAAAATATTAATAAAGAAGTGGAAGAAGTCGCCTTAAAGAGTGAAAAGCTTGTTCCATCTTTTAACTCCGACCAAATTAATGCCGCTACAAGTAATGCTTCTTCGAGGATAATTGCATCTCCAAGAGCTAAAAAACTAGCCTCTCAAATGGGTGTTGATTTAGCAAAGGTTCATGGATCTGGCCCCCATGGAAGGATTCAAGCCGATGATATTTTAAAAGCTAATGGCCAACCTGTCTCTATACCATGGATAGGGGAAGGTGGTTCTCCTGCAAGTATTCCTGGTGCAAATTTGGGAGTTGAAAGTAAACCAGAAACGTCAGGAAATAGTTTTGGTAATCCTGGAGAAACAGTTAAATTTAATACTCTTCAAAAAGCGGTAAATAAAAATATGGAATCTAGTTTAGATGTTCCATGTTTTAGGGTTGGATACTCTATCAATACAGATAAATTAGATAATTTCTACAAAAAGGTAAAACAGAATGGAGTGACTATGACTGCTTTACTTGTAAAGGCAGTTGCAAAGACACTAAAGAAACATCCTCAAGTTAATTCAAGCTTTTCAGAAAATGGAATTTCTTATCCAGAAAATATAAATATTGCGGTTGCTGTTGCGATGGAAGATGGGGGACTAATAACTCCAGTATTAAAAGAACCATGCAATACTGATTTATTCGAATTATCTAGGGAATGGAAAGATCTCGTAAAAAGATCGAGATCAAAACAATTAGAACCAGATGAATACTCAACGGGAACATTTACCTTATCTAACCTTGGTATGTTTGGTGTTGATAGATTTGATGCAATACTACCCCCAGGGACAGGTGCGATCTTAGCGATAGCATCATCGAAACCAACTGTTGTAGGAAATATTGATGGTTCAATATCTGTTAAAAAAATAATGCAAGTAAATCTTACAGCTGATCACAGAGTGATTTATGGAGCTGATGGTGCTTCATTCTTGAAAGACTTGGCTTACCTAATTGAAAATGAGCCAGAGACACTTGTATCTTAA
- the queA gene encoding tRNA preQ1(34) S-adenosylmethionine ribosyltransferase-isomerase QueA, whose amino-acid sequence MISQINNKGRDNKLEAYDYFLDPSLIASKPCAIRHESRLMIVRNSVLEENCLTNKFTKNLLDEFRKGDLLVVNNTKVMKARLKVQLENRTLVELLVLERSHECVWLCLAKPAKKLKINRKIILKSPYAQDINLMVDGVDEETGGRFIKFPENITDLNSMNDLLNKYGEIPLPPYIKNSEEESFHEKSYQTEYATNPGAVAAPTAGLHLSKSLISNLKKKGVIILPITLHVGYGTFKPIDQEDLSNLKLHKEWVSVNEEVVEEIKRIKKTDRKIIAIGTTSVRALESCYSHEINDYVPIAKYVDLVIKPGYKFKVVDGLLTNFHLPKSSLLLLVSAMIGRERLLDLYKKAIKEKFRFFSYGDAMYISPDSLLEKK is encoded by the coding sequence TTGATTTCACAAATTAATAATAAAGGAAGAGATAATAAGCTTGAAGCCTATGATTACTTTCTAGATCCTTCATTAATTGCTAGTAAACCTTGTGCAATAAGGCATGAATCGAGATTGATGATAGTTAGAAATAGTGTTTTAGAAGAGAATTGCTTAACTAATAAATTTACCAAGAATCTTTTAGATGAATTTAGAAAAGGCGATCTTTTGGTTGTAAATAACACTAAAGTAATGAAGGCAAGGTTAAAGGTTCAATTAGAAAATAGGACGTTAGTCGAATTATTAGTCTTAGAAAGATCCCATGAATGTGTTTGGTTATGTTTGGCAAAGCCAGCGAAAAAGTTAAAAATAAATAGAAAAATAATATTAAAATCTCCTTATGCACAAGATATTAATTTGATGGTTGATGGGGTTGATGAAGAAACTGGAGGAAGATTTATTAAATTTCCTGAAAATATAACTGATCTGAATTCAATGAATGACCTTCTTAATAAATACGGGGAAATCCCTCTTCCACCTTATATAAAAAATTCTGAAGAAGAATCTTTTCATGAGAAAAGTTATCAAACTGAGTATGCAACTAATCCGGGGGCAGTTGCTGCACCAACAGCTGGTTTACACTTAAGCAAAAGTCTTATTTCCAATCTAAAAAAAAAAGGAGTTATAATCTTACCGATAACTTTGCATGTGGGTTATGGAACATTCAAACCAATTGATCAAGAAGATTTAAGTAACTTAAAACTTCATAAAGAATGGGTAAGTGTTAATGAGGAAGTAGTGGAGGAAATAAAAAGAATAAAGAAAACAGATAGAAAAATAATTGCTATTGGTACAACTAGCGTAAGAGCTCTTGAAAGTTGTTATTCTCATGAAATTAATGACTATGTTCCCATTGCGAAGTACGTGGATTTAGTAATTAAGCCAGGTTATAAATTTAAGGTAGTTGATGGGTTATTAACTAATTTTCATCTTCCTAAAAGTTCATTATTACTTTTAGTAAGTGCAATGATTGGTAGAGAAAGATTATTAGATTTGTATAAAAAAGCCATAAAAGAAAAATTTAGATTTTTCTCTTATGGAGATGCGATGTATATTTCACCAGATTCATTACTGGAGAAAAAATAG
- the cysK gene encoding cysteine synthase A, with translation MAKIYEDNSFAIGNTPLVKLKSVTKNAKATVLAKIEGRNPAYSVKCRIGANMIWDAEKSGKLTKDKTIVEPTSGNTGIALAFTASARGYKLILTMPESMSIERRRVMAVLGAEIVLTEASKGMPGAIAKAKEIAESNPSQYFMPGQFDNPANPEIHFKTTGPEIWDDCDGEIDVLVAGVGTGGTITGVSRYIKQEKGKNITSVAVEPSHSPVITQTMNGEEVKSGPHKIQGIGAGFIPKNLDLSIVDKVEQVTNDESIEMALRLAKEEGLLVGISCGAAAAAAVRLAEQDEYAGKTIVVVLPDLAERYLSSIMFTEVPSGIIQEPVKA, from the coding sequence ATGGCAAAAATTTATGAGGACAACAGTTTTGCTATTGGAAACACTCCATTAGTAAAATTAAAATCAGTTACTAAAAACGCGAAAGCTACAGTACTTGCAAAAATTGAAGGTAGAAACCCCGCCTATAGTGTCAAATGTAGGATTGGCGCGAACATGATCTGGGATGCAGAGAAAAGTGGGAAGCTTACAAAAGACAAAACTATTGTAGAGCCAACTTCTGGAAATACAGGAATTGCTCTAGCTTTTACCGCTTCAGCAAGAGGTTATAAACTCATCCTTACAATGCCAGAATCCATGTCAATTGAAAGAAGAAGGGTTATGGCAGTTTTGGGTGCTGAAATTGTTTTAACAGAGGCATCTAAAGGTATGCCTGGAGCAATAGCTAAGGCTAAAGAAATTGCAGAAAGTAATCCATCTCAATATTTCATGCCAGGTCAATTTGATAATCCAGCAAACCCTGAAATTCATTTCAAAACTACTGGACCAGAAATCTGGGATGATTGCGATGGTGAAATTGATGTCTTAGTCGCAGGGGTTGGAACTGGCGGTACAATTACAGGAGTTTCAAGATACATTAAGCAAGAAAAGGGTAAAAATATTACTTCTGTAGCTGTAGAACCCTCACATAGTCCTGTTATTACACAAACGATGAATGGAGAAGAGGTTAAATCTGGACCACATAAAATTCAAGGAATTGGAGCAGGATTTATTCCCAAGAACCTTGACTTATCAATTGTCGATAAAGTTGAACAGGTAACAAATGACGAGTCAATCGAGATGGCTCTTAGATTAGCAAAAGAAGAAGGTCTATTAGTCGGAATATCTTGTGGAGCTGCTGCCGCTGCTGCTGTTAGATTAGCTGAACAAGATGAATATGCGGGAAAAACTATTGTAGTTGTTCTACCTGATTTAGCAGAGAGATATTTATCATCAATTATGTTTACTGAAGTTCCAAGCGGAATCATTCAAGAACCAGTCAAAGCCTAA
- a CDS encoding PLP-dependent transferase: MRDLLKNPIWKNLELGYSIPDSIHAVSVALPTWNDVINYEEKNQACMNLLKSIYPRFGLNPIVKRLCEKVKKENYYNNKSIWPYPNESIAFKAKKYIDRNTSEQFSLIERRDNLAFLITEKEGSIYAKSFWQHTGLGISSRAAAIELGLEDCPPKSYVNECSQRIKNRISKSTKINSNYIHLTSSGMSALHTSLEIIYKLFPAKPTLQIGFPYVDVLKLPMNIFYGAKLITEENCEDIELEIKSINPSALIIELPSNPMLKCVNIKKISKIAKKLNIPLIVDDTIGSNLNVNSLEHADIVFTSLTKIFSGSGDILAGSLILNPKSKWIDQFRNALKDINLPTLSDGDTVYLEKVSRDVNQRVFEQNKACLELKKRLETHSEIKNIFHPENCPNFNSLLTSDGGYGCLLSFELNGGLNKAKKFYDSLQVSKGPSLGTKFTLVCPYVLLAHYDELDWAESFGIPSHLIRVSVGLEDQDQLWKSFSEALNNL, translated from the coding sequence CGAGGAAAAAAATCAAGCATGCATGAATTTATTGAAGTCCATTTACCCAAGATTCGGGCTAAACCCCATAGTGAAAAGATTATGTGAAAAAGTAAAAAAGGAAAATTATTACAACAATAAAAGTATCTGGCCATATCCGAATGAAAGCATAGCTTTTAAAGCTAAAAAATACATTGATAGAAATACTTCTGAACAATTCTCATTAATTGAAAGAAGAGATAATCTAGCTTTTTTAATAACTGAAAAAGAAGGCAGTATTTATGCAAAATCTTTTTGGCAACATACTGGTCTTGGCATATCTTCAAGGGCTGCTGCTATAGAACTAGGTCTTGAAGATTGCCCTCCAAAATCTTACGTAAATGAATGTTCTCAAAGAATAAAAAATAGAATTTCTAAATCTACAAAAATTAACTCTAATTATATTCACTTAACTTCATCTGGCATGTCTGCATTGCATACATCATTAGAAATCATATATAAATTATTTCCAGCTAAACCAACACTACAAATTGGTTTCCCATATGTAGATGTACTTAAATTACCAATGAATATCTTTTATGGAGCCAAGTTAATTACAGAAGAAAATTGCGAGGATATTGAATTAGAAATCAAAAGCATAAATCCATCAGCATTAATTATTGAACTACCGAGTAATCCAATGCTCAAATGTGTAAACATTAAAAAAATTTCAAAAATAGCTAAAAAGTTAAATATTCCATTAATTGTTGACGATACGATTGGATCAAATTTAAATGTAAATTCCCTAGAACATGCAGATATAGTTTTTACTTCACTTACAAAAATTTTTTCAGGTAGTGGTGATATTCTTGCGGGATCATTAATACTAAATCCAAAAAGCAAATGGATTGATCAATTTAGAAATGCATTAAAAGACATTAATCTTCCAACACTTTCCGATGGAGATACAGTTTATCTAGAGAAAGTTAGTAGAGATGTAAATCAAAGAGTTTTTGAACAAAATAAAGCATGTTTAGAATTAAAAAAAAGATTAGAGACCCATAGCGAGATTAAAAACATTTTCCATCCTGAAAATTGTCCAAATTTTAATTCTTTACTTACTTCAGATGGAGGGTACGGCTGCTTATTATCATTTGAATTAAATGGAGGATTGAACAAAGCTAAAAAATTTTATGATTCTCTTCAAGTATCTAAAGGACCTAGTTTAGGTACAAAATTTACTCTAGTTTGTCCTTATGTTTTACTAGCTCATTATGACGAGTTGGATTGGGCTGAAAGTTTTGGTATACCATCGCACCTTATTAGAGTATCAGTTGGATTAGAAGACCAAGATCAATTGTGGAAAAGCTTTTCTGAAGCACTAAATAATCTCTAA